One Clupea harengus chromosome 11, Ch_v2.0.2, whole genome shotgun sequence DNA window includes the following coding sequences:
- the ptpn23a gene encoding tyrosine-protein phosphatase non-receptor type 23 isoform X1 gives MEAVPRMPMIWLDLKEAGEFQFSMSVKQFILKNYGEDPDSYNEQLKKLEQLRQGAVNVTRDFEGCSILRKYFGQLHYLQSRVPMGPGQEAAVPISWTEIFSGKTVAHDDISYEQACILYNLGALHSMLGAMDNRVSEEGMKVSCTHFQCSAGAFSYLRDHFSHNFSVDMSHQILNLNINLMLGQAQECLLEKSMLDNRKSFLVARISAQVVDYYKEACRALENSETASMLGKIQKDWKKLVQMKIYYFASIAHLHMGKQAEEQQKYGERLAYLQSSLDKLNEALKLAKGQPDSVQEALKFTLDVIGGKFNSAKKDNDFIYHETVPSLETLPSVKGAPLVKALPVNPTDPSVTGPDIFGKLVPMAAHEASSLYSEEKAKLLREVMAKVDGKTEALEQYMDSLGLDPESIDNMDMYSNIPPVLMEKCAALSVRPDTVKSLIQSMQALSGVFTDVEASLREIQDVLDKDEAEERSLQEAAGKQAVPPQPPSLGELRRDQEKYLEYHEKASFTNTELHRAMNLHISHLRLLGGPLDSLREALPRPELSEEDAAALQCIKRILGKVQEMRDQRGSLEKQLRDLVQQDDITSALVTTERPEMKRLFEEQLKKYDQVKLYIDQNLAAQENILKALTEANVQSATARKSLTETEHKWNSTVQTLVASYEAYEDLMKKSQEGKEFYEDLEGKASRLLEKAKAVCQAREEERQTILERELQKKAPPRPTAPKPPPQKKASDIDPNSIEDPELAQLTAAILALGGDLPEELRSIPPEYALPPSAYPPVPASAPSSSVQWHGAAPAGLYAPMRFPPNLPPPELLARISRHPAPGFPQSMPPGPLPHQLPQFPTPHYTPQPSQAQTGPPVAPAPTPFRPSTTTVDSIQTPIPSYPPTPGPPLPQAPTLHQPVPVPAGYVAPPQMSPYPQYMQHGMPPQQQHPQQQQHPQQQQQHQHPQQQHQHPQQQQHPQQQHQHPQQQQPQHPQQQQPQHPQQQQPQHQHPQQQQQHPQQQQQHPQQQHQHPQQQHPQQQHPQQQHPQQHQHPQQQSQQQQHPQQHFPQAHTPAQQPGPRPVPGPQMPPQPQGQYQHYMPQQRQPGPPNFPQNQIPPHGPHPQVPPTSQPIPPGSMPYLPHVRQQMPPASQPYIPTVNPQMQPSQHPQMPLSSQQMQLGPHMQMPPGSQPRMPPSNPQMPPPACHSQMLPVSKQVSPSSHPQMPPGSQQPPHPHPAQVPPQPFPHPTLPTFQQTHLPRAPQVQMPPTSMPSQPPMHPSALPPQRHPHPQAVPQTHPQMPLNMPMHMPHQPLPPHTGPIGYPGTAYMIRQPGPSVAPQQPQPMTPQPLTPQPMTPQPLAPQQMPQAPPPASYAPSHGGNVPPGPVQHPGTVGSGPAPQNMIQPSTGAVVAQTPNVLPSPAPSPSPSPGPSSLGLNPQRPSPSLTPVGVSPLPPAPSSSTSSSSSSSGPASDSLFQRQNSSTDDLLSSSPESQHGVTKDTANVLLPTKADPEEDGQRRKKTEGVRLIEGDPYQAPEQVSRLLAELERYKATVQSLEHPTGKGGLSELDARWKDLQDQQEKDSRQLSIAIARCYTMKNRHQDVMPYDRNRVVLRSGKDDYINASFIEDLSPYCPRLIATQAPLTGTAADFWLMVYEQKVSVVVMLVSEHELEKQKVPCYFPSERGKQVSQGPITLTLTTQKTTPTHIERMISLQYRDQSLKRTVIHLQFNSWPELGLPDSKSNVIRFIQEVHGHYSYQRPLHTPIVVHCSSGVCRTGALCLLYAAMQEVEAGNGIPDLNLMVRKMRQQRKNMLQEKLHLKYCYEAVLKHAEQVLQRHGGSTVPCSKTVNNATIKSYSRQESQDIVLGGDLPISSIQATIAKLSIRPPSASDSEQESSLDLYPSAPPDLPLQGAPDCTDDTLQDPFPSDAQPSSFSPPPSISSSSSSPAKAQSPSPPAHQGNGFVEPSPGSPTSNHHTAPPLDPSGTASPPPPPTSSSPPTSSSLDLLASMTAEAFTLDAACRGKPRINKQSFLQPQEGQGLQGAPQGDDPLSNLDPLWTLSKT, from the exons ATGGAGGCGGTACCACGAATGCCGATGATATGGCTGGATTTGAAAGAAGCTGGGGAGTTCCAGTTTAGCATGTCTGTGAAGCAG TTCATTTTGAAGAACTATGGAGAGGATCCAGACAGCTACAATGAGCAGCTGAAGAAACTGGAGCAACTGCGGCAG ggAGCTGTGAATGTGACCCGAGATTTTGAGGGATGCAGCATACTGCGGAAGTACTTTGGGCAGCTTCATTACTTGCAGAGTCGCGTGCCCATGGGACCGGGGCAGGAGGCAGCCGTTCCCATCTCTTG GACTGAGATTTTCTCTGGAAAGACAGTCGCCCATGATGACATTAGCTATGAACAAGCCTGCATCCTCTATAACTTGG GAGCGCTGCACTCCATGTTGGGAGCCATGGACAACAGGGtgtctgaggag GGGATGAAGGTGTCCTGCACACACTTCCAGTGTTCTGCCGGGGCCTTCTCCTACCTCAGGGATCACTTCAGCCACAACTTCAGTGTGGATATGAGCCACCAGATCCTCAACCTCAACATCAATCTCATGCTG gGTCAGGCCCAAGAATGTCTCCTGGAGAAATCCATGCTGGATAATAGGAAAAGTTTCCTTGTGGCTAGAATCAGTGCCCAG GTAGTGGACTATTACAAGGAGGCATGCCGAGCATTGGAGAACTCTGAAACAGCTTCCATGTTGGGAAAGATCCAGAAAGACTGGAAGAAGTTGGTGCAGATGAAGATCTACTACTTTGCCTCTATTGCTCAT cTGCATATGGGGAAACAGGCAGAGGAGCAGCAGAAGTATGGAGAGCGG TTGGCTTATTTGCAGAGCTCTCTGGACAAACTCAATGAAGCTTTGAAGTTGGCAAAG GGTCAGCCAGATAGTGTGCAGGAGGCTCTGAAGTTCACTTTGGATGTCATCGGaggaaa GTTTAATTCTGCAAAGAAGGACAACGATTTCATTTACCATGAGACTGTCCCGTCTTTGGAAACACTCCCATCAGTAAAag GTGCCCCACTGGTCAAGGCCCTGCCAGTGAATCCGACCGACCCCAGTGTCACCGGTCCTGACATCTTTGGTAAACTGGTGCCAATGGCTGCCCACGAGGCATCCTCGCTCTACAG TGAAGAGAAGGCCAAGCTGCTTCGGGAGGTCATGGCAAAAGTTGATGGCAAAACCGAGGCACTAGA gcAGTACATGGACTCTCTGGGCCTGGACCCAGAGTCCATAGATAACATGGACATGTACAGCAACATCCCTCCGGTGCTCATGGAGAAATGTGCTGCTCTGAGTGTCAGACCAGACACGGTGAAAAGCCTCATTCAGTCCATGCAGG ccctGTCGGGTGTGTTCACGGATGTGGAGGCGTCCCTGCGGGAGATCCAGGACGTTCTGGACAAGGACGAGGCGGAGGAGCGGAGCCTGCAAGAAGCTGCGGGGAAGCAGGCGGTGCCTCCTCAGCCCCCAAGCCTGGGGGAGCTGCGCCGGGACCAGGAGAAGTACCTGGAGTACCACGAGAAGGCCAGCTTCACCAACACCGAGCTCCACCGCGCCATGAACCTGCACATCAGCCACCTCAGGCTGCTGGGGGGGCCGCTGGACAGCCTGAGAGAGGCGCTCCCCAGGCCAGAGctcagtgaag AGGATGCAGCGGCTCTCCAGTGCATCAAGAGGATTCTGGGTAAAGTGCAGGAGATGCGAGACCAGCGTGGTTCCCTGGAGAAGCAGCTGAGAGACCTGGTCCAGCAGGATGACATCACCTCTGCGCTGGTCACCACAGAGCGCCCTGAGATGAAG aGGCTGTTTGAGGAGCAGCTTAAGAAGTATGACCAGGTGAAGTTGTACATAGACCAGAACCTCGCTGCTCAAGAGAACATCCTGAAGGCCCTGACTGAGGCCAACGTCCAGTCTGCCACAGCCCGGAAGTCCCTCACTGAGACAGAACACAA ATGGAACAGCACAGTGCAGACATTGGTGGCGTCATATGAGGCCTATGAGGACCTGATGAAGAAGTCCCAAGAGGGGAAGGAGTTCTATGAGGACCTGGAGGGCAAGGCCTCCCGGCTGCTGGAGAAGGCCAAGGCTGTGTGCCAggccagggaggaggagaggcaaaCTATcctggagag AGAGCTCCAGAAGAAGGCCCCACCAAGACCCACAGCTCCTAAGCCTCCACCGCAAAAGAAGGCCTCGGACATTGACCCTAATAGCATTGAGGACCCTGAGCTGGCACAGCTGACGGCCGCCATTCTGGCCTTGGGAGGAGATCTTCCAGAGGAGCTGCGAAGTATTCCACCTGAATACGCCCTGCCCCCCTCGGCATACCCTCCTGTCCCAGCATCTGCCCCCAGCTCCTCCGTGCAGTGGCATGGTGCGGCCCCAGCAGGGTTGTACGCACCCATGCGCTTCCCTCCCAATCTGCCCCCTCCTGAGCTCCTGGCCCGCATCTCTCGCCACCCCGCCCCTGGCTTCCCTCAGAGTATGCCCCCGGGTCCCCTTCCCCACCAGCTTCCCCAGTTtcctacaccacactacactccCCAACCCTCACAGGCCCAGACAGGGCCACCTGTTGCCCCAGCCCCAACTCCATTCAGGCCATCCACCACTACGGTGGATAGTATCCAAACTCCCATTCCAAGCTACCCACCTACTCCAGGTCCCCCGTTGCCACAGGCACCAACTCTACACCAGCCAGTGCCAGTGCCCGCTGGGTATGTAGCGCCCCCACAGATGAGCCCCTACCCTCAGTACATGCAGCATGGTATgcccccccagcagcagcacccccagcagcagcagcatccccagcagcagcagcagcatcaacacccccagcagcagcatcagcatccccagcagcagcagcacccccagcagcagcatcagcatccccagcagcagcagccccagcatccccagcagcagcagccccagcatccccagcagcagcagccccagcatcagcatccccagcagcagcagcagcacccccagcagcagcagcagcacccccagcagcagcatcagcatccccagcagcagcatccccagcagcagcacccccagcagcagcacccccagcagcaccagcatcCCCAGCAGCaatcccagcagcagcagcatccccaGCAGCACTTTCCCCAGGCCCATACCCCTGCACAGCAGCCAGGGCCCAGGCCAGTGCCAGGGCCCCAGATGCCACCACAACCTCAAGGCCAGTACCAACACTACATGCCCCAGCAAAGGCAACCTGGGCCTCCAAACTTCCCACAGAATCAGATACCCCCTCACGGTCCCCATCCACAGGTGCCTCCCACGTCACAGCCAATTCCTCCAGGCTCCATGCCATATTTACCCCATGTGAGACAGCAAATGCCCCCAGCTTCCCAGCCATACATACCTACTGTCAACCCACAAATGCAGCCCTCTCAGCATCCTCAAATGCCCTTGTCCTCTCAACAAATGCAGCTGGGACCTCATATGCAGATGCCACCTGGATCCCAGCCAAGAATGCCACCCTCTAATCCACAAATGCCACCCCCTGcatgtcattcacaaatgctcCCAGTATCAAAGCAGGTGTCGCCTTCATCTCACCCCCAAATGCCACCTGGCTCCCAGCAGCCACCCCACCCTCATCCTGCTCAGGTGCCACCTCAGCCctttccccaccccaccctccccacaTTCCAGCAGACACACCTGCCAAGGGCTCCTCAGGTCCAAATGCCCCCGACCTCAATGCCCTCCCAGCCTCCCATGCACCCTAGTGCTCTGCCACCTCAGCGCCACCCTCATCCCCAGGCTGTGCCACAGACCCATCCTCAGATGCCCCTCAACATGCCCATGCATATGCCCCACCAGCCTCTGCCACCCCACACAGGCCCTATTGGGTACCCCGGAACTGCTTATATGATCCGGCAACCGGGCCCTTCGGTTGCCCCCCAACAGCCTCAGCCTATGACTCCACAGCCTTTGACTCCACAGCCTATGACTCCCCAGCCTCTAGCTCCCCAGCAGATGCCTCAGGCTCCTCCTCCCGCATCTTATGCTCCCTCTCATGGGGGAAATGTGCCACCTGGACCTGTGCAACACCCAGGTACAGTGGGCTCTGGCCCAGCACCTCAGAACATGATCCAACCGTCGACTGGGGCAGTAGTCGCCCAAACACCCAACGtcctcccctccccagccccctcTCCGTCGCCTTCGCCCGGCCCCTCGTCCTTGGGCTTGAACCCGCAGCGCCCGTCCCCTTCCCTCACTCCTGTTGGCGTAAGTCCACTGCCTccggctccctcctcctccacctcctcttcttcctcctcctctggcccTGCCTCAGACTCCCTGTTCCAGCGACAAAACTCCAGCACTGACGACCTGCTGTCCTCCAGCCCCGAGAGCCAACACGGGGTCACCAAAGACACGGCCAACGTCCTTCTGCCCACCAAAGCCGACCCCGAAGAGGATggccagaggaggaagaagactgAGGGCGTTCGACTCATTGAGGGGGACCCCTACCAGGCTCCGGAGCAGGTTTCACGACTCCTTGCAGAGCTGGAGCGTTACAAAGCCACAGTGCAATCCCTAGAGCACCCGACTGGGAAAGGGGGTCTATCCGAGTTGGATGCCCGATGGAAGGACCTCCAAGACCAGCAGGAGAAGGATTCCAGGCAGCTCTCCATCGCCATCGCACGCTGCTACACCATGAAGAACCGACACCAAGATGTCATGCCTTACGACCGAAACCGCGTGGTCCTGCGCTCAGGCAAGGATGATTACATCAACGCTAGTTTCATCGAGGACCTGTCCCCATACTGCCCTCGGCTCATCGCCACGCAGGCACCGCTCACAGGAACAGCCGCTGACTTCTGGCTCATGGTGTACGAGCAGAAGGTGTCGGTGGTGGTCATGCTTGTATCTGAGCATGAACTTGAGAAG CAAAAGGTGCCATGTTATTTCCCCTCCGAGCGAGGTAAGCAGGTCTCTCAGGGACCAATCACACTCACCCTTACCACCCAGAAGaccacgcccacacacataGAGCGTATGATCAGCCTGCAGTACCGCGACCAGAGCCTCAAGCGCACCGTCATCCACCTGCAGTTCAACTCCTGGCCTGAACT CGGGCTGCCTGACAGCAAGAGTAACGTAATACGTTTCATCCAAGAGGTCCATGGTCACTACTCGTACCAGAGGCCTTTACACACTCCCATTGTGGTGCACTGCAG CTCTGGTGTATGCCGCACTGGCGCCCTCTGCCTGTTGTATGCTGCAATGCAAGAAGTCGAGGCTGGAAATGGCATCCCTGACCTGAACCTGATGGTGAGGAAGATGAGGCAGCAAAGAAAGAATATGCTGCAAGAAAAG TTGCACCTGAAGTACTGTTATGAGGCCGTCCTGAAGCACGCAGAGCAAGTCCTTCAGCGCCATGGGGGCTCTACTGTCCCATGCAGTAAGACTGTCAACAATGCCACCATTAAG TCCTATTCCAGACAGGAGTCGCAGGACATCGTCCTGGGCGGAGACCTGCCCATCAGCTCCATCCAGGCCACCATTGCCAAGCTCAGCATACGGCCCCCGAGCGCAAGTGACTCGGAGCAGGAGTCCAGCCTGGATCTGTACCCCTCCGCTCCACCTGATCTCCCCCTCCAGGGAGCTCCAGATTGCACAGACGACACGCTACAGGACCCCTTCCCTAGTGACGCCCAGCCTTCCTCCTtcagcccccctccctccatctcctcttcctcctcctctccggcCAAAGCTCAGTCCCCCTCGCCGCCTGCTCACCAAGGCAATGGGTTTGTGGAGCCTTCCCCCGGATCTCCTACGTCCAATCACCACACCGCACCTCCCTTAGATccttcaggaacagcttctcctccacctccccccacctcctcatctccccccacctcctcatctCTGGACCTGCTGGCTTCCATGACGGCCGAGGCCTTCACGCTGGATGCAGCGTGCCGGGGGAAACCGCGAATCAACAAGCAGAGCTTCCTCCAGCCCCAGGAGGGACAGGGTTTGCAGGGGGCGCCTCAGGGCGACGACCCCCTCAGTAACCTGGATCCTCTCTGGACCCTCAGCAAGACCTGA